The Theileria annulata chromosome 2, complete sequence, *** SEQUENCING IN PROGRESS *** genomic sequence ttCCGGTACTAAGCACCTTATTTTGCAAGTGAATTAACAGCTTTAGCAAATTCAACATCTTGTTATTGTCGTTATTGTACTTTAATGACTTTAATCCGTCGTATATGAATAGGCCCATTATTACATTCAGAACTGTTTTATAGCTATTCTCAACTGAACAACCTTTGACAAATCCATCACCTAAACTCATTGAGGGTTCATCTTCCTCTAATTCCCCCTTTTCGTAATTATGGCTATCAATATTACCTCCACCATGTAATTCACATTTTGTTTTGCTATCCTTATGCATAAAGTCATTGAACGATAGCAACAAATTGAAGATTTTTATGCTGTCTTCTCCTATTTTATAGCTTTTGTATTCAAATGTTTCCTCTTCTGGGTTGTAGTTTCTTGGAGTTGTTATTATGGACGAAACTTGCGGCGAATCAGCGTCATTTGGCTCAGGTCGACTTGTTTCATCAGAAGATTTGCCTGTGATGGTATATAACAAATCTAGTGGTATAAATGGTGAAAACAACAGTGTGGTCAAGGGGTTAACAAACTCCTTTCTTTTActgtttattattacattcACCAATATGTTATATATAACGTCGTTTATCACCACATCTTCTTTATCAAGATCAGAGTCATTGGGAATATCGAAACTATTGAGTTCGTAGTCCCGGAGCCAACCCGTTTTTTCGTTCTTTTCAGTTTTGTTTTCTTCAACTACGTCCGACTCATTGCGATTAAGTTTGTTAAGAGGTGGTTTAGAACTTGTGGTCGAGGGGGAACATTGGTTTTGTGGGTTTACATTTGGAGTAGTATCAGCGCTATTCGTATTAAAGAGTAGcgttttattattaatataaaaaaatgataacCCGATGGCGTTTGATAGTTTATTGTACAAATCGCTGTAGTTTGGCGGTGAGCCGATATCCACAAGAAGTTTTTCAGTGTTCACATCAACTTTGGCTAGTCTTTTAATCAGTGGTATGAAGCAAATTACAAACATGAGATAAACgattttctaaaaataaattgatcCTTCTTAGCATTACTTggttaattatttcaatttcCAAATCCATCAGCTCTTCTATGAAGCACAAAACGTCGTTTGATTCACCTGGAAATTGATTTAACTAGTTATCTCTCACTTAAAATATTCGGGCTGAATGATTTGTATTTGTTGTGATATCTGTTCAACCGAAACCAGCagtattttaaatacaACACCTAAAGTGAATTACAATCCGAAGCAGGTTTCTCACTTACTAATCTTAACAATATTTCCGACTTGTTTACAATGTACTCGTTCACATCTTTGTCGTTCACTggaaattaatgaatattttagtCTGTTGTTAATAATACCTTTGAATATATTCAGTATAATTGTCATAAAGTGTGCTCTCTTCATGCTATCATGGCTGCTCAGGAATAGCAGGCTCTTGTCCAACAATGGAAAGGTTTCATTTTTCTATCaaatacaatttttttatcaattacTTGTAGGAAAAAGAATTTGATTGTCGATTTATCCAGTATTGATGAtattgtttttaataaagaTACTGTCCAGCTGCTGATGTCCCCTCCGCTATAAATTTCAGGCACTGATATCAGCTCgttcaaataattattgcTTAGCATATAGTCTAATGCGTCATGAAAAAcggtaattttaaaaaaatagtTATATTCTTACACAAAGTTTTTTTTTTACCGATATTGTGTATCAACATTGAGATTGTTTGTATTAGTTGTATTCTTACTGTTCTCGACGTAGAGCGGCATAGAACTCCCGTTAGGTAATCCATGATGTTTTCTTCACAGAAGTATCTAAAAATTAGCCATTAGAACATAAATTGTTTTGAGGCCTACTCAAAGATATAATCTTGATCGGTCCTATCTTCCCATATCAAATACTCTGCTAATTGCTTAAGAGCGTCTACCACTTGTATTGAGGATGCTATCCTCGATGATTCCTTATTCAAAACATTTTTGTGCAGGTATCTAAGTGAATTGATTACTTATTTAGTTTCTCTCActtgaatttatttaaattaatacttTCTTGCTCGGATATGAGATTTCTAGGATCCGACTGGTTTGATTTGGCCATTTTTTCAGGGCCACATTAGCAAATATAAACATTATGAACGAAACTTATCCCCATGTGTAAATAACAGATATgtttattttcatatattAACCAGGGATAGGTTACCTGGTGAGAAAGGTCcttttatataatttccGTATACTAGATGCGATTTCATGGGCAGGCACAGGTTACTTTTATCGTTTATCGTGACTTCGTGCACTTTGTTCTAAAGAGTTGAATTTTTTCCTTAAATTACCCTAAATAATTAGGAACTtactttaaaaatatataatatgtataGTTGAGATTCCGTAGCTCCGTTTTTGTCCTGAAACATTAAAgtcaatttattttattataaattcaGTTGATTTGATAAACAtctatttaatttgatttaatattatttacaaagTGGATTGGGTTATAGAATCCTGGTAAAAATGCGTATGATGTGCTATTACATAAGTGCAGAACTCCATTTTGTACCAGAAGTTGTAGTTGAACAGTTACATCTATGAACGGTCCTTTCAAGTGTTTCAGTTCTATTGTTTCCAGTGGGTTTAAACTATCTGGTTTTGCTAAATTCAGGTTCCCAAATATTGccttttttattattaatccttcacattcaataattttctaaaatttcGTACCTTGATTCTTGTActgataatataaaatatttaggtACATGGAAGCTTTTTCTTGCAAAAAAGTTAGATGCTTTTGTCGGACTAAATCGTAAACGTTTTCTAGTGTTTCCTTTTTTATTTCGTAACTTTGTTCTTCTTTTTTATTTGCTACATGTTTAATGTCGTATATAATTCTTTTATATTCGTCTGATAAAATATCGTATGCTGCTTTGAGCTCGTTTAGGACAAACAAATACTCCTCCTTGTTACACCTATATAACAGTTGTTTGTGTTACGAGATGGTGGAATTTGTTAGTTTATGAAATACTTATCTGGGTGGAAAATTCGTGCAAAGTGGTAGTATGAGCGTCGTATATCTTCCTTCGTGCATCTCGAATCTAATTCTAGAATTTCGTAATAGTTAAGTTCATTGACCAGGCAGTTTCTTTTATCGAAATATTCTTCGATATTTTGGGACAAACTTGCAACTTCCAttgttaaataaaataaaaaatctaTGTTACAAAAAAATTGACTAGAATGTTAAAAATAGTGTTGGTGCGAGAAGGTTACGATAGTATTATAGTGTGTAAATTTTTAGTGTTCAATATAAACAAAACAActacattattttacattattttctaaacAATTTTGTGAATGTGACCGTTAGTAGAATCGACACTACTAGCCTGAGCGGCTCCACTATTTTTGTTGCGATATATGCTACTGTGAACTTTGCGAATGGGCTATCCACGTCGGGTACCTTTACTGAGCtaatattcaaataattaagagCCTTCCTAACGTCTTCGCTCGTTAAGTAGTTCAAAAAAACGATTGCGTTCATTCCAGCCAGTGTAACTCCATAAACACTAGAGAATATGAGTGGCGAGGTGGACTTACCCGAAGTAAATGATCGCTCCAATTTTCCCGTAACGCTTCAGAGTCAACATAGCTCCTATTCTGAACTAcagaataattaatacaatgattataaattgtaGTTAAAATCTTACGGCTAGGGATTTTTCCTTGAACTTGGACCTCATCAACCTTAATTTTTCGCGCCTTTTGACGTTATTTGTTAGTCCTTTTAACTTTTGTCTATTATTGAGTATATAAACTCTGAGCTTCTCCAGTCTCCTGCTGTTACTTAGGTATAGCTTTAGTTTATTCAGGCGTTTGTTACTTTCGAGGTATAACCTTAGTTTATTTAGGCTTTTGCTGTTACTCAGATACaactttaatttattcatacGTTTACTTTTACTCATATATTGTCTGAATTTTTGGAATCTTTTCTTCTTTCCAACACTAGTAACAGAATTTCCATGTAACGTTTGTTTTGAACTGGATTccttttcttcattattcAGTTTTAAGTTATTATCGCTTGGTTTATAATCTACATGTCCATTTTTA encodes the following:
- a CDS encoding uncharacterized protein (all_bases.C.cand.447 - hypothetical protein), whose amino-acid sequence is MAKSNQSDPRNLISEQESINLNKFKYLHKNVLNKESSRIASSIQVVDALKQLAEYLIWEDRTDQDYIFEYFCEENIMDYLTGVLCRSTSRTVRIQLIQTISMLIHNIGKKKTLYYMLSNNYLNELISVPEIYSGGDISSWTVSLLKTISSILDKSTIKFFFLQKNETFPLLDKSLLFLSSHDSMKRAHFMTIILNIFKVNDKDVNEYIVNKSEILLRLVLYLKYCWFRLNRYHNKYKSFSPNILSESNDVLCFIEELMDLEIEIINQKIVYLMFVICFIPLIKRLAKVDVNTEKLLVDIGSPPNYSDLYNKLSNAIGLSFFYINNKTLLFNTNSADTTPNVNPQNQCSPSTTSSKPPLNKLNRNESDVVEENKTEKNEKTGWLRDYELNSFDIPNDSDLDKEDVVINDVIYNILVNVIINSKRKEFVNPLTTLLFSPFIPLDLLYTITGKSSDETSRPEPNDADSPQVSSIITTPRNYNPEEETFEYKSYKIGEDSIKIFNLLLSFNDFMHKDSKTKCELHGGGNIDSHNYEKGELEEDEPSMSLGDGFVKGCSVENSYKTVLNVIMGLFIYDGLKSLKYNNDNNKMLNLLKLLIHLQNKVLSTGKSKNKEQCNLKLLKSIFDNNEIYLQLFNVISINMTNFNFNTLVLKLYNFFLQNYINFNTKNEDDLKSLNNKTKINPELENSVEDKGQQIDKDVGQGVGFETVKPDSHVVANSKIIKMDVLIDEIKFHLDIVYNIIRIYILNSVESTTTLLYLSVFYVEWIKYIKLYYNTLHFTASDIMFIDVNETKEQEVTNTNHDAVFNYSPIDIFKRYIMMILILKELYNIISVNINSYKKNDRKQIKDINETNDYIYESCPLFYNQLDKLYIKNTKIKLGNVINTVDCDVKFFKCLIKNKNEQRNRIILLHDVFFILAKVKRSHTRHNSGLRKMSNSLDESDKEGVNLEITCVHLLWNCIIKKVDKQNNKFNILISWHPKFKTLSPSNRWNENINVMTSEFDVIFNDVNDLNAVLKLHNSNKKNLSNNSLLSLQDYLYN
- a CDS encoding uncharacterized protein (DnaJ domain protein;~chr2.cand.355 - PF00226 DnaJ domain), which codes for MEVASLSQNIEEYFDKRNCLVNELNYYEILELDSRCTKEDIRRSYYHFARIFHPDKCNKEEYLFVLNELKAAYDILSDEYKRIIYDIKHVANKKEEQSYEIKKETLENVYDLVRQKHLTFLQEKASMYLNILYYQYKNQGLIIKKAIFGNLNLAKPDSLNPLETIELKHLKGPFIDVTVQLQLLVQNGVLHLCNSTSYAFLPGFYNPIHFVNNIKSN
- a CDS encoding uncharacterized protein (chr2.cand.354 - hypothetical protein;~1 probable transmembrane helix predicted for TA14340 by TMHMM2.0 at aa 272-294), giving the protein MYGLLNKSNIPKLCSFRRFYNVQNTITNRNKILSNKCIEIFHQTNEIQRIKCNINIKDKSLKSKNVKTFVNMYSLNNSQPYTTTNSGLNESKISNRVASNLGKGSVVTGNQPNRPSNYQNGDKNGHVDYKPSDNNLKLNNEEKESSSKQTLHGNSVTSVGKKKRFQKFRQYMSKSKRMNKLKLYLSNSKSLNKLRLYLESNKRLNKLKLYLSNSRRLEKLRVYILNNRQKLKGLTNNVKRREKLRLMRSKFKEKSLAFRIGAMLTLKRYGKIGAIIYFGVYGVTLAGMNAIVFLNYLTSEDVRKALNYLNISSVKVPDVDSPFAKFTVAYIATKIVEPLRLVVSILLTVTFTKLFRK